The DNA segment GCCTGGgtgtttggatccatcccaccgctgcaagcagttgttgcgaccggtactTAGATCCGTCCCGCATCGGCAACcatgttgttgctacgatagggcagcgtcgtacccggactccgtttggtagcgtagtcgagtctccgggttgaagaactgatgctagcaagatgggaaagcaataacaagtttactggcacttttcgtacactcaattacatcatgacaaggtcagagttcagcgacaagcgaattggatgagcctgttaccgagggctcagagccccatttctcacttagcaccgtcgtttaacccctcaggctggctcctcccttcttcatgaccaccaatcacacacacgaccccacccaccatggcacagtccatttcactgtcgctgaggggtcgttgcactcttgaagcagcaagggtccggtGGTTGACGGCACGCATGTGGGGAAGCAGGACAAGAGGTTCCTCGGgcttgctcctccgattcttccTCGAAGGccgaaaagggtctgcggcgactcctgtcaaaacatacaggtcaggtcgtttcggcagcacaccaagccaagcccaggtcgCCCATTGTCTGGCTTTGCCGTCCCCCGACTTTGAGGTCGATATTCtgcccattgtcggtcgcttgCCGCCCCGGGAACTcagtttccaggaaggatgcaggtcttatagcagtgtgagaacgcctcgcccgccgattctgaTGGGCCAGCGCTGTCGGCACctactgccagtcataacaaggAGCACAGAGGAAAGCAAGAAAGACGCGCAATATAGCGGTATTAACCTAGTTCTCCACCCCCTGCCTCCTCCCTCGTTGGTGCTTTCTATTCTGCCGAGAATTACACACAGTAGTAGCGAAAACATTTATTGATTGTAAGGTTTCCGAAcaagtgggtggggtcctcagtccagggctcctctggcctttgcggctcgctgggcttggtcgagcagagctCACAACCCTTGCTAGCAACTGCGAGGAAACAGCGCGCAAAACGGGACtaagtcgaaagaaaaaagaacacaacACAACGGGACTATGGTCCCGTTGCGTTGGGACAGAGTCCAGACTAAGTCCCGAAAAACGCAACTTAGTCCCGTTTTCCCCCTCTGTTTCCTCGCAGTATCATGTACCAACACACTTGAAGACACGCTTGCTAGCAAGCCAGGTCTCCCACTGCCTTCTTCAAATGTTGTCCTCAAAAGGGGAAAATTGATGTTTTCCctcccacgttatgtgggcgagagtaGGCCGTTCTTTACACCAGGTTCAGCTGTGTGCACACACTTTGCTAATGAGCTTGgtggttggtggtggtggtgattatGACGATGACTGATGATGCACAATATTATGCGCTTGCAGCCCACCACGAAGATCGGTGACTTCACCTACATTTTGGAAGACCACATCGGCGACCAGTACTGCTGGCGCTGCAAGTACGTACAGTGCAAAGGAAAATGCCGCACCAATCGCGATGGCCGCCTGGTACTCGGACCGTCGCAGCACACATGCTTGCAGCTGGCTGACAGGTAGGATGGTCACGTAACGTCTGCGTGCGTTACGACACCTGAACGGTCAGCCACCGTTTGCTATTGCTTACGCGTGAGTAAGAGAGTATAGGGACTCACTTTTTGCCGCCAGGCGGTGCTGTACTTCCTCGGGTGTGTATTCTTCATATATGTTATATGACGTGcatcctaatgaaaccaacagacaatcatgtCCAGGGAAGTATTGGGGCATTATTTGTGGTATTGTAACTGTAACGtcgtaattgggatataaatgcaaaaaaaaagatcaaaGTGGACGAAGAAACAACTTGCCGCtagtagggaccgaacctacaacttttggataacgtgtccgatgctctaccaattgaactacagcggcggtcatcctcctgtcgACTTTATTGgatatttctgtgcatgtaaacctggGAGTTTCACCCAGCGCCGCTCGTGTCCGTGAagtcgagtgtggaacactctctttcgccggctggcgtcacgtagcacgtgatcgtcttacgagctggtagctgacctataatccctcgcatactacccgaaAGCATCAGGTGTGCCGGAACGCGGCCCTAGCTATGAACGAATAATTCATGAAGCCGCCTCCGTTTCTTCACACGATATATTTTATTTATCAGCAgtgcgtatgacaacgttaataaAGGCGTTTTGTGGTATGTATCGGAAGAAGCTGGAAGAAGCGATAACTGTACGTAGCTTTTGAGGGAGGTATACCGAGGAAATAGCCTGAGTAGAATTCTACTCAGACTATTTCCTCGGTATACGGGTTTCGGGATTGTGTGCATTATGCTACTATAGGGCTGTCAGTGATACTTccatttcttcgtttcttttttagtATCTCTGTGGCATTATGTATAATGACAATATCACAAGGTTATCAGAAGAAGCTTTCTTTTCATGTTTGTTTGGTTTTGATTATGTGAGAGTTTGCTGGTATCTGGGGCATGGACATTTACGTAACTGTTGCACCAggcatatcaataaaaaaaatctcGTCCACCATCTTTTAACTACCAGGTAGTAATATAGACCCGTCACAAGGGTTCCAAACACAATCGCAAGTGTGGGCGCCGTTTTGTAATTGTGAAGACGACTTTGTAGCTGCATGCCAAATGGCTATCGGATTGTTGCTGTTATCATTGTAACGTTAGTTaagttgatagatagatagatagatagatagatagatagatagatagatagatagatagatagatagatagatagatagatagatagatagatagatagatagatagatagatagatagatagatagataggagatagatagatagatagatagatagatagatagatagatagcggagAGAGATAAGGATCCGAAACAAACCACTTTGTAGGAGTGGCTATGAAACGTATAGCAGGCCCTTCAGATATTGAACGATAGTTACTGTTGTTTTGCAGTGTCAAAGTCTCCGGTGGTTTGCAAGGCGGCCAGATCGACAATGAAGCAACGACACAATCGATACCGGAAAGTTTCATGCGTCAGCAACACGAGGAGGAGCGGGACGAGCCAGAAGAGAAGAAGCCGAACCTTCTTCAACTGGCTGAACAGAAAAAGCTTGAAGGTAACAAAATCATCGTCTCTACGATTGTCAAGTCAGAGCCGAGAAGCCCGCCCGAGGTATTCGTCAAACGTGAACGCTCGCTGAACTCATCTCCGGAGCGCGCAGCGTCGGATGCAATGGCGTCTACCTATGACTGGGACCGCGACCACAAGAGACGCGGGCCACTGCAGCCGCTGAAGACTGCCCGTGAGGAATACCTGCACATGGTGTCCGAGTCGGAAGACGAAGACGCGACCGAGGACGAGCGCTCCGGCGCAAACGCCAGTGGCCGAGAAGTCCAAGTCGACGCCGAACAGACGTTCCCGAACGCGAGCGCCGACGCGAAGGACAAAGCAACTCGGAGTCACCGACCGGAAACCACGGACTGCGAAGGCAGTAGCGATGATTACGACGAGGAAGATGACGAGGAGCACAGGATTACCAACCGCTCGGTCTGCGAGGAGACAAACATGAGCCAGAGTCCGCACGCACGTTGCGCGCAGGTGCTGCAGATGACGGACGAAAGTTGCGAACGAGAGATGCGGATATCGTTGTTTCGACAGATGTGTGAACTGCTGAATGCCGAGACGGAACTGGCGAAACAGAGGCGCCGAAACGCGGTCATTCGCGGG comes from the Rhipicephalus sanguineus isolate Rsan-2018 chromosome 6, BIME_Rsan_1.4, whole genome shotgun sequence genome and includes:
- the LOC119397593 gene encoding uncharacterized protein LOC119397593 isoform X1 — encoded protein: MDEREVPGGSGDSDPGLQQANALLPVQLVPSRRGGFKAKHGGFTFNMVMSKGSRRHWHCDVRGCKSRLTTDEYGSDHVVFKLTAHNEDVHQWAAKEKKRRRSEATYRQQPTTKIGDFTYILEDHIGDQYCWRCKYVQCKGKCRTNRDGRLVLGPSQHTCLQLADSVKVSGGLQGGQIDNEATTQSIPESFMRQQHEEERDEPEEKKPNLLQLAEQKKLEGNKIIVSTIVKSEPRSPPEVFVKRERSLNSSPERAASDAMASTYDWDRDHKRRGPLQPLKTAREEYLHMVSESEDEDATEDERSGANASGREVQVDAEQTFPNASADAKDKATRSHRPETTDCEGSSDDYDEEDDEEHRITNRSVCEETNMSQSPHARCAQVLQMTDESCEREMRISLFRQMCELLNAETELAKQRRRNAVIRGRLLARRLADL
- the LOC119397593 gene encoding uncharacterized protein LOC119397593 isoform X2 encodes the protein MDEREVPGGSGDSDPGLQQANALLPVQLVPSRRGGFKAKHGGFTFNMVMSKGSRRHWHCDVRGCKSRLTTDEYGSDHVVFKLTAHNEDVHQWAAKEKKRRRSEATYRQQPTTKIGDFTYILEDHIGDQYCWRCKYVQCKGKCRTNRDGRLVLGPSQHTCLQLADSVKVSGGLQGGQIDNEATTQSIPESFMRQQHEEERDEPEEKKPNLLQLAEQKKLEGNKIIVSTIVKSEPRSPPEVFVKRERSLNSSPERAASDAMASTYDWDRDHKRRGPLQPLKTAREEYLHMVSESEDEDATEDERSGANASGREVQVDAEQTFPNASADAKDKATRSHRPETTDCEGSSDDYDEEDDEEHRITNRSVCEETNMSQSPHARCAQVLQMTDESCEREMRISLFRQMCELLNAETELAKQRRRNAVIRGRLLARRLADL